Below is a genomic region from Medicago truncatula cultivar Jemalong A17 chromosome 3, MtrunA17r5.0-ANR, whole genome shotgun sequence.
aaatatggGTATTGTTACCGGTGCTCTCAGGGCAATAGTTAATAAATCTACAAGTAAATATACAATTATTCttcgaaattgtaagtttcgtcaattatcccttgacgttaacaaaacttcaattacctccctaaaattgcacaacgttaatcaatttaccccctccgtcaaatctTTTTGTTAGTCAACATCACATTTTacaaataccccctgaaattttacatttatgtgcaaaatgccccccgaactttgaaaatttatattttttttcttatacttgactcaaaaaatattaaaggcaaacaattaacatttAGCTTTAATGAAAATCTTTTAGAATCTCCACTTGATACTTAGTTCTTCATCTATATTATATGGACTATTTGGTTGTCCCTTTAGATTATGTTTGAAACTGAATAGTTGTTTCTTATGCACTTATACTTTTCTATTTCATTTATATGCTTCAATACTGTCATGATCTACTTAATATGCTCAACGTCAATCCCTTCACATTTACTTACCTACTACTTCTTTTTTGATGCAAAGGCAAAATATACTTCTTCTATTAAAACTACATCCAAGCACAAGATATGCAAgaatgaaacaagaaaaataagcaTACATAAATTGTTTAGCTATCCATAAACAACAATAATGAGACACAAGAAAACTCCCAAAATCCAACAATATGTGAAATGAGTTTCTAATTTTGCTGACAAACTAATGCATCTTCAATTCCAATTCAAAGCTAAAGCAAAATTTAGGAGATTATTGTTTAATCTAAGAGGTGTATTTATTTACTATTCATTTAATTCTTTCATATCCTCTGTGATTTCAAAATAGAGGTTGATGTCACATGGTAATGAATTATATTGCTGAATGATAATAGTGTATATTGTCACTTGATATAATTTTCATAATCAGATAAGTATTGCATACTAAAACTATTATAAACAATGTCATCTaatcattggttaaaaaaagGTCATCTAATCTATTTATAAAACAAATCATATCAATTTAAATATGAAGCTAAGCtgataaatattataattatacattttttacaaGGATATCAACCaatatattaattgtttgtctttaatatcttttgagtcaagtataagaaaaaaaatatataatttttcaagttcgggtggcattttgcacataagtgcaaaacttcagagagtatttgcaaaacgtgatgttgactaaaatataaggatttgacggagggggtaaattgattaacgttgtgcaatttcatgggggtaattgacgaaacttataaTTTCAGGAGGTAGttgcctatttactcataaatctacatataaaaaatttatcttgaaaatataagatgttacttttgctaaagtaataattacacaattttttcataaaaacttacttattttGTATGCTTAACTATTGCCCTTGGGGCAATGATTAACATCTCgtaaaaatatatcaatcataaaatttatttttcgttctctttctcaattttctttctcatctCTTTCTCCCAAAGTCTTCTTGTCCCCTTCCATCTAAACTTTGAAATGAAACTTAAATAATCCTTAATAAATGCTCGAATAGGGGTGGACATGGTTCAGTTTGGGATGAAAACTGAACCGAATTAAACTGTttgctaaatttaaaataattgaattgtttgCATTTTGAACTGAAATGTTTCAAACCGAACTGAACTGTTTCAAACTAAATTGAACTTTATTATTGATACCTTtgaaaaaatatggaaattaataataacaaacgaaatcgaattttagttaccgaactgaactgaactgtttcaGAATTgttagttcattttttttagttcgaTTCAACAGTtcagttctttttttttttgtaggattAAGtcgatgttttttatttaaaaaaataacatgataaataatcatataacatttcTATCATActtaatttacttttaaaaatatatcgtagctcttgtaatttaaaaaagaaaaaaataaggctCATCTTCCCCACAAAATCCCCATCCAAATATAGCTTAAAGAGGAAAATCTTTCAACTTTATCACAGTTGAGATTAATACCTCTATACATCATCAATCACTAAAAAAACTTTACTAATCGAGGAGGGAAAATGGAGAGTGTAATATAAGATGGTCTGTTTTCACATTAGAACATCCTATGCCAACTTGAAATGACAAATGTGCATTTGGATTGCATACAAAGTTGCTGGTTTATTTTATTGCAagatatttatttatgcatACAAAGCAAAGGCATTTTGCTTACGACCTCTTAAAAATAGACTTCCATCTTCAAATCACAATTCCCAAGTAATTTTACGGCGTCATTGCATTGCATATTAGCTAATGAGCAAAATTAACAAAGACctgtttctatatttttttaaactaggTATCTCCATGGACAACGGcataaaataatctttttagGAAATCAAGATCCATTTAAAAGGTTAGTTCTCTTAccatttgttgttttttcataCATACCGGCCATAAATCAAACCATAACCAAATAATTAAATGACCCAAACATATAGGAGTACCACTTATGTCAAACATATTGGTGACTTCTACTTTTATATACTAAtaaatttgtatttgttttctGTGCTATAAGTTGGTATTTAATATCTTCGTATGAAAATTTAGAAGAAatcaagtaaaaataaaatgatgttttatagttagaaataaaaataggaAATGAGATCAAAATGAAATGCAATCATATGTTATTTTAGCATTACCAAGACCccaaaaaagttattttagcATTGTTTATTCATGTCAGGACATGGagattttgcaaaattttatattaattaattgttggGTGCCTAACACAACTCTCCCAATGTCATAAAGCATAGAATCAAAGTAGTGTGATGAAATAGAGGTGTGTTTCATGAGCTATTTGTGGTGGAAAGTTATTACTCAAGTTAAAATGAAAAGGACAGGTTATTACTCAAGTTGAGAAGaaaattttaggtttaaatatgcctTTGGTCCTTGCATTTTTATCAGATTTTTGCATTGGTCCctccacttttttttgtttggaattggtccatgcactttgtaaaaatattggtattggtccctctgttaactttctgttaaaaaaaaacacaaaactattggtattggtccatgcactttgtaaaaatattgatattggtgccatgTGGcatgaaatgattgggccacgtgacaatccgttggttttgtgtttttttttttaacagaaagttaacagagagaccaataccaatatttttacaaagtgcagggaccaatgccaaacaaaaaaaagtgcagggatcaataccaaaatctgataaaagtgcagggaccaatgacacatttaaactaaaattttataGCATGATTATATGGGCAAATGAAATTGACGAAACCATGGTGACACCATAATATTGTTATAGCTCTaaagttgaataaaaaatatcactcaatattttttaaattagaatattatgatagatgcccctaaaaaaatattatgatagaTGTGTTGGGTATAGAATAAGATATGAataatacaaatatcattttcaccTTCGTGGAATTTTTTCCACaccctttttaaattttataaattaatccAAACGCACACTTCAATAGTATAAGCATGTAATCTTTAGTAGTCCCAACAAAGATAGTAACTAACATGGAAAGCAGTTCAATAGTTAGAAACTTAATGGCCACGATTGAATTGGCATATATATCTTTGCATGTAACGATATTTCAATTGGAAGGCTGACAATGAATTTTGGagaataatttgaaattttcaacCGGGACAAGGAATTATGATatacatttttctaaaaaaagacaGAATATTATTTggaacttattttatttgtattttttttgtcttaattgAGAGAAAAGATCTTTGGTAATGCGGAGTTTCTAACTGAAAGATAAGTAAACTTTGATCAATAAATGTTTGAACCGAGATTCAAACACAAGTTctccttatttatttatctttaactaAAACTCATTAACCATTTGAGCTtactcacttattattttatcagcAATTTTAATCTTTAGTAAGGAATAAAATCATATAAGCTTTATTTCTTATCAGACCTATCTATTCCCATTAATAATCGTTCACTCAACTCTGGTTCACAAATGAAGAATAATTCCCAGTTTAGAAAAGGGAAATAGATAAATGGTTGGTTTAGTGGTCATCAGATGAAAGCATGTATTACATACATCTTTTGGCGATGCTCCATAGTGCTATTTGTTATGTTATGTGAAGGAATGCAATATTGCTGTAAAGGAACAAAGATTCTCAGAGTGTATTATTTCAATCAGATAATAAAGTTTCTCTTCTATCAGGGTTAATGGCATTTGgaactattattaaaaaagatagcAAAAGAAGTAGCAAGTCAAAAAATACATGATTAATTTCCTTATTTTGCCCATTgtattaaattttgttatatatttggTATTCCCCTCTAGAAGAAGCATATAGCTTGGAATACGCAATTGAAGAGAAACTTTTTGGTGCTTGTCAATTGTTTTAGAGTTAAAATATACTAACTGATAAGATTCCCATGCCTATTGCTTGTAATACTAGGCTTGGCTTAGCTACAAAATGGTGAGTCTTACTTGGTTTCCATTATTTGATTAAGTgacaaaataaagttaaaaggTGAAACCACCCAAATTTACATACATTTAATTTCCTTTGTCTcctgaaataaaaaaagaacaaagatgTAATGACATTAATTTTGAACAAGCAACAGAACTTATGAAAGTCGGTGTACTTTGCTGTTCTGGTttataattctattattttatgaCTGGGGTGTGTAGAAAAGAGGGGCATGGGGTGATGAAATCTCCCATGATGCCTTCTTTTTGGATTAGAATATTTGATtatatgtttaaaaattaaagtttagGGTATTATTTATTGGAAAGGGGGGTGAGCATGTGGCCAGCCATGCAATTGAATGGTTCACATGCTTTGGTAAAAAGTTGTCCTAACTCTGATTACATTTGGCAGGAGTTTAGTATTTTAATTAAGATCTAATTGAAGTAGGTTAAAGTGATGTCATTTAGCAAGAGTTGTCTAGAATATGCCATGTTCTTAAAAATGGTTAAACAGCAATATATGTGATATGAATTAAAAACGTTCTTAAATATGGTGTAGCTGAGCATCATTAGAAAGGGAGTGGACCAAGGAAAATTATTTCAGTAAAATTCATATAGGTAACCAGAAACACatatgggagaattgaaattagCAATAATTCTCAAAAACTGAGAAGGAATATTGCCTCACGAACTTAAAAACGTACAGAAACTGAGACCAATTGGAATCAAAATTCAGATTAAGTTATGAACTGATTTATTTAAGTTCCTGAACTTGGAAGCATTCtgataaatttaaaacatttaaCAGATCAATTTAAAAACACCTCTTGTCCGTTTGTCAAGTTCAATGCCACAATGTAGTAAAGAATAATAAATGACATTTTATAATATACCTGGAGGTTAATAAAACagcatataaattttattttaatcataaatgacaaaatatattaacaGTTTATTTTATCAGCAATGGTTTTTACTTAGATATCTCACTTTATCCTTTAAAACGAGGCTTAACTTCAGAGGAGCATTCCTTCATGTGTATTAGTTCACAAGATTGATGTCAAAATTTAAAAGCATTCTGAATTCTTGACAGCATCGTCAGAATCATGAGTCTACATAGAATCACAAAGGGTCCGTAGACTTGACTCGTAACAGTCTATCCGAGTCCAAGCGAGTCTACCACTAAAACAAGTCTGAGAGCGAGTCAACTCGTTTTGGTCTCTTAGACTCGTAAATTCGTCTGAATGTACGAGTTAATTCGCAAGTCTCACAGCCATGCTTGACAATTGACACTATTGGTCCTTAGTGTGTGTTAGGTGTCACGGTTAGTTTACCAAAATTATGGTGGCCCACGTAGTACCAAACATGCACCAAGTGTAgttaaatataaagaaaaagcGTAATATAAATTCTACGAGTAATATGTTTGAGAGTGTAGTTAAATATAAATTCTTCCTTAGTTTGTTTTATTCGGTCCTTGATTGGTATTTTGCCCCCCAAATGATATGTTATGAGTAATATGTCTTCCAAATAGAAATTTAATTAGTAACCTGCTCcttaattgattgatatttgtcCACCAGTTAGACTCTAGATTTAGAATTATTATGTTCACGAGTCAGAATACTCTCATAATCATTATTTATTCTCAAATTCTTGGTTTTGGACAAAAGATCTATGCAGCTTTTCTTTAATGAATGAATAGTAAGTGCACGATACCAACTAAACCCATGTTACAAACAACAATCACGGGGGAATCAGTTTGCTTCACTGTCACAGCAAAACTATTTTTACGACAATAATCATGCTTAAACTATgacaattaaaaacaatttcattAGAAACAATGTTAAACTTGCATAgttcatatttctttttttttattgattgttgTTGTCTTCTACCCcacccctctctctctctctctctcaacaaaTATAAGGTGACAAATGTCATTTCATATCGTTTTTTTATGTTCAAAATCTTCAAAGAATTCCTCTAAAGGGAAAAGCATAAAATTAGAAACAGATGACATTAATTTATCCTATATTATGTAGTTCAAAATTCCTCTTTTTTCCATGAAGATagtttgaggttttttttttataagaatagTTCAATGTTTTCTGAACATGGACTAACTCTGTGATAGGACTCTGGGTTCGGGCCTAAGCCCAACAACTACAATGAACAGGGAAGTTAGAGGGGAGATATACGGTGGCTAGGGTGGGAGAGTTAAAGAGGTTGTGAGTTCGACCCCTActcacaacaaaaaaactaacattAACAACTAACATTTGCTATTCCccccaaaaaaagaaagaataggGAAGTTAGAGATGAGTTGTATCATGTGGCATTTGGTTTGGGCAGAGAGAttcatctcttttttttcttctggaaGAAGATTCATCTCTTCTTTGAGGAGCATTAGCTCCGGGTTTACAAGGATTATTTTATGTGATAGTTCTGgtttcttaataaataatacGTTGTTCTGCTTGTGTTTGATTTGGCTTCCTATCGCTCAGGCTAAAATATGAAATTAGATTCTGCGAAGGTACTGGAGcaatgaaaaggaaaataagtCCATGAAGCTCGATTGTAATTATATTGTGtcaattttgttcaattttatattaataaatttctcAATAAAGTTGGCTAAGTAGCAAAAGGGACAAATCTCCAATTCTGACCAGATATATTATCTGTACGATTCAATCgttaattttaaaaaccaaaTGTAGATGCCAAAAAGAAAGGATAAGGACAACTGGGAAAGAGATTTTGATAGTTTGTAAGCTACATTAAGTTCAAACTTATGTGACGCGATAAAcctaaacaacttattataaaGCATTCAATCTAATTTTGTTGAGCACAACGCTTCATATTGTTATCTCAATATGAATACGACACAGGAATAAGAGTacaataatgataaaaaaaaaaaggtataattTCAGTTCATtctaaatgtaaattttttgacATTATTATCTGATTCTGTGTCTGCAAGTCATTACAAAAATCGAACTTTCATAATAGTAATATACTAATATGATAGTAGAAGTTCTTAATGACCTGTCACCAAGTAAtctaataaaaatgtaaattgaaAGGCACAACTTAATCCATTATCAAGTAGCTATAACTAAAGAATGGAATGTGATAACATACATGATGGCGAGTACTTCACAACGAAAAACAAGTATATGTCCTTGCAACGTACCTGCAAATAGCGAACAGTACCTGACCAAAGAATGAATGTGGTTCTCCCTCTCAAGGTGTCCTAATATGACCAAATCTTAGCCAAATAGAAATTGAATAATGTAGCAGTACTCTGAATATGCACATTTGCAGCTTTACAGATGGAAGTGTATCCCATTTATTGATATTTATCAGAAAAGGGCCACCACTTATGATTTTTAATCTGAAATCATGTCCATGCAAGAAGGAAAAATTCCTTGGCATTTGCAATTTGTTCCTTTTACACGTTACAACATTCAATCCAAGCACAATTCCATGCTACCAATAATCCTTACAAGAGCAATCTCCATTTTTGAAATGATGGAAACGAATTCTGTCTCTCACTATAATGTCTCTTTGGTATACCTTTGAGATTAGTTTCATGAACTCGTGACAATCCTCACAAGACCTTAGGTTCTTCACAATCCTGATTTTTGACCCAGGACATGTCCTGATCAATCCATAGGCAAGAGCTAGCTTCTCACTATGGTGAAGCAACTGAATGGCCTTCTCCTCATCGTCCATCTCGAGCATTACCTCTGATACTTTTGGATTATACCCTTCTTTTCTCAGTTTATCTACCATCTGATCCAATTTGATAAAGATTTTCTCTGTGTCAGGGTGATCATAATCTCCCATCACAAATTCATGTACAACACCATCAACTTCAATCCTACTAGACCCCGGTGGTTTTACAAGTCCCTTTTTATTCATCAGTTCCCTCACCTCTGCCTTATCACACCACTTCCCCGTCGACGCATAAACATTACTAGCAAGTATATAACTTCCACTGTCATGTGCACTCATACCTTGCAGCTCAAGGTGTTTCATCAAACGCTCGGCTCTTTCTGTATCGGCATGAACTTTGCAGGCCCATATCAGGGTCCTCCAAATGACTGCATCAGGTTTCATTGGCATTGCATTAATGAAATCTTCAGCTTCCTCCAAACACCCCCCTTTTGCAAGGAGGTCCACCATGCAACCAAAATGTTTAATATTGGGTTTCATACTGTAACGCTTTTGGACATCATTGAAAAACATGTAACCTTCACGAACCAAGCCTGCATTCCTATACGCCGATAAAACCACCATAATTGTCCTCTCATCGGGTTTTACATTACAAGTTTCCATTTCAAGAAACAACTCAATAGCTTCTTTACACATCCCGTGACAAGCAAGGCCATAAATCATCGCAGtccaaacaaaaacatctctATCCAAAACATCATCAAACACCTCCCTTGCACTCTCTAAACACCCACATTTTGAATACATATGAATAAGCGCAGTACAAACATTAGCTTTAAAATCAATCCCCTTCTCCTTCACAATCCCATGCACTTTCCTCCCCACACTCAACGCCCCCGAATCCGCACAACCTCTCAAAACAGAAATGACCGTAGCCTCATTGACATCCACTCCAACTTCCAACATTCTCTGAAACAACTGAATTGCCTCAACAGTTAGATGATGATTAACAAAACCAGCAATCATAGACGTCCAAGAAACGACATCTCTATGAGACATTCTATCAAACACCTGACGTGCAATAACCAATTCACCAATTTCAGAGTACATATGAATAAGGGCGTTTTGAATATATAAATCGAA
It encodes:
- the LOC11413102 gene encoding pentatricopeptide repeat-containing protein At4g21065, with the protein product MEITNMSQALQLHAQFIKSQNQRNFSKLFTFAAQSPSGDLNYARLLLNTNPSLNSYYYNTIIRAYSHTSNPTHHFQALSLFIFMLQPHTNVPKPDTFTYSFALKSCGRLKLTQQAKQLHGFINKMGFGFDLYIQNALIHMYSEIGELVIARQVFDRMSHRDVVSWTSMIAGFVNHHLTVEAIQLFQRMLEVGVDVNEATVISVLRGCADSGALSVGRKVHGIVKEKGIDFKANVCTALIHMYSKCGCLESAREVFDDVLDRDVFVWTAMIYGLACHGMCKEAIELFLEMETCNVKPDERTIMVVLSAYRNAGLVREGYMFFNDVQKRYSMKPNIKHFGCMVDLLAKGGCLEEAEDFINAMPMKPDAVIWRTLIWACKVHADTERAERLMKHLELQGMSAHDSGSYILASNVYASTGKWCDKAEVRELMNKKGLVKPPGSSRIEVDGVVHEFVMGDYDHPDTEKIFIKLDQMVDKLRKEGYNPKVSEVMLEMDDEEKAIQLLHHSEKLALAYGLIRTCPGSKIRIVKNLRSCEDCHEFMKLISKVYQRDIIVRDRIRFHHFKNGDCSCKDYW